One part of the Halobacteriovoraceae bacterium genome encodes these proteins:
- a CDS encoding trypsin-like peptidase domain-containing protein: MVDKKGFIEISRKNMKGVVQVHVDGFIGDEAHSILNPKLSEYAVWSGSGFFVEGPSDQGYIITNSHVVRNAKNIEIMSMMTSEERFEAEIVGLVTSLEPDIALLKLKEKEFKRFKKIAGRDIVYLKMANNFVIQRGLPIKAIGYPMGMVEPNITAGEVTNFISGNRYETEKYVTDAAINPGNSGGPAINEFGEVIGINTAIIKEAENIGFITPVSFINIIFDNLVKGSGACYSGLGADVQKNSLALSKYLKQKNGPSGIIVSKLLKGGFLENIGVQEKDIIISLDGEYFDRHGIVEYRDQHHHKNIFDVCKLIPIGEEVTVEIQRNGKHLSLKGKAVSLPKRAIPARPIVKDRKFIEIFGIMFQELSLEILEAFYVLDPIIGMDLLKYIDSENPLIVVTNIERNSVADKEEWIVGEVIHHVNGQTIHRLEDLSKLLQKVANNNKKDVLIKCVSGHLGIFDLTNVKDKELKINVPFEKN; this comes from the coding sequence ATGGTGGACAAGAAAGGTTTTATTGAGATTTCAAGAAAAAATATGAAGGGTGTAGTACAGGTTCATGTTGATGGCTTTATTGGAGATGAGGCCCATAGTATATTAAACCCAAAATTAAGTGAATATGCCGTATGGAGTGGGTCAGGTTTTTTTGTAGAAGGTCCAAGTGACCAAGGATACATTATCACCAATTCTCACGTTGTTAGGAACGCCAAAAACATTGAAATAATGTCAATGATGACAAGTGAAGAGAGATTTGAAGCTGAAATCGTTGGACTGGTCACTTCTCTTGAACCAGATATTGCATTGTTGAAACTAAAAGAAAAAGAATTCAAAAGATTTAAAAAAATCGCTGGACGTGACATCGTATATTTAAAAATGGCAAACAATTTTGTTATTCAAAGAGGGCTTCCTATTAAGGCCATTGGATATCCTATGGGGATGGTGGAACCAAATATTACTGCAGGAGAAGTGACAAATTTTATTTCAGGAAATAGATATGAGACTGAAAAGTATGTGACTGATGCAGCGATAAATCCAGGAAACTCTGGAGGCCCGGCCATTAACGAATTTGGTGAAGTTATTGGTATAAATACAGCAATTATTAAGGAAGCAGAAAATATAGGGTTTATAACACCTGTAAGTTTTATCAATATTATTTTTGATAATCTAGTGAAAGGCAGTGGGGCTTGTTATTCAGGACTAGGAGCAGATGTACAAAAAAATTCTCTGGCGCTCTCTAAATATCTCAAACAAAAAAATGGGCCTAGTGGAATAATTGTTTCAAAATTGCTTAAAGGTGGTTTTTTAGAAAATATTGGAGTTCAGGAAAAAGATATTATTATCTCCTTGGATGGTGAATATTTTGATCGTCATGGAATTGTCGAATATAGAGATCAGCATCATCATAAAAATATATTTGATGTGTGTAAACTTATTCCTATTGGCGAAGAAGTTACAGTCGAGATTCAAAGGAATGGAAAGCATCTCTCTCTTAAAGGCAAAGCAGTTTCTCTTCCAAAAAGGGCCATACCAGCTCGTCCAATCGTTAAGGATAGAAAGTTCATTGAAATTTTTGGTATTATGTTTCAGGAGTTATCCCTTGAAATCCTAGAGGCCTTCTATGTGCTTGATCCAATTATCGGAATGGATCTTTTGAAGTATATAGATTCAGAAAATCCTTTAATTGTTGTTACAAATATTGAAAGAAACTCAGTCGCTGATAAAGAAGAATGGATTGTAGGTGAAGTCATTCATCATGTAAATGGTCAGACAATCCATAGGCTTGAAGATCTTTCAAAGTTATTACAAAAAGTTGCGAACAATAATAAAAAAGATGTTCTTATAAAATGCGTCAGTGGCCATCTTGGAATTTTTGATCTTACTAATGTTAAGGATAAGGAGTTAAAGATTAATGTGCCTTTTGAAAAAAATTAA
- a CDS encoding response regulator: MNILVVDDSMFFLKIIREELSIADYNIKIANSPHAAREILEKNVFDLLILDIEMPEKNGLDLLQELINDNLIDLERTKCLFISASDKYEYRIKGFELGALDFISKNLSSGEIQVRVDKILKSNSRFKGKTVLIVDDDKHICKIASYILNEEGIETIVTHSYDEAISVAQNRNNDISAIVLDKYLHKKDGLQLIKDLKQNYSIDVPFIIVSAESNNQEIVNFFSAGACDYLIKPFLKEEFKVRVLNILDRNSENKTNQTMIKRFKALQQMKDEVLSVCSHDIRTPIQGIIGLSEMIKESNNLNNDQIESIQMIESSANFLLKMVNEILNLRRIEEDDEISFEFVPVKKLFDSINSSMKPYSQLKNIQLKFKILASQDVLVKINLNSFIRLFNNILSNSINFSNYGRPVDITYSQEENYHIFSVQDYGKGLTDIELNLLMNDSEKLYSKESETNGKGTGLGTKIIKSVVKNHHGTVIFKSDGQLKGSTVIVKLPLSI; the protein is encoded by the coding sequence ATGAATATATTAGTTGTAGATGACTCAATGTTTTTTCTAAAAATCATTAGAGAGGAATTATCAATTGCTGATTATAATATCAAAATAGCAAACTCTCCACACGCGGCCAGAGAAATTCTTGAGAAAAATGTATTTGATTTATTGATTCTCGATATTGAAATGCCCGAGAAAAATGGTTTAGATCTTCTTCAGGAATTAATAAACGATAACCTTATAGATCTCGAACGAACTAAATGCTTATTTATTTCAGCAAGTGATAAGTATGAATATCGAATTAAAGGTTTTGAGCTTGGAGCTCTTGATTTTATTAGTAAAAATCTATCGTCAGGAGAGATTCAAGTACGTGTTGATAAAATACTTAAATCAAATTCAAGATTTAAGGGCAAGACAGTCTTGATTGTAGATGATGACAAACATATATGTAAAATTGCATCTTACATTTTAAATGAAGAAGGAATAGAAACAATTGTAACTCATTCTTATGATGAGGCCATTTCCGTTGCTCAAAATAGAAACAATGATATAAGCGCAATTGTATTAGATAAATATTTGCATAAGAAAGATGGATTACAACTCATAAAAGATTTAAAACAAAACTATAGTATTGATGTGCCATTTATTATTGTTAGTGCTGAATCCAATAATCAAGAGATAGTTAATTTCTTTTCTGCCGGTGCTTGTGACTATCTAATCAAACCTTTTTTAAAAGAAGAATTTAAAGTTCGTGTCTTAAATATTTTAGATAGAAATAGTGAAAACAAAACAAATCAGACGATGATAAAGAGATTTAAGGCGCTCCAACAAATGAAAGACGAAGTACTAAGTGTTTGTTCTCACGATATCAGAACTCCCATTCAGGGTATAATTGGACTTTCAGAAATGATCAAAGAATCAAATAATCTCAATAATGATCAAATTGAATCAATTCAGATGATTGAATCTTCTGCAAATTTCTTACTCAAAATGGTAAATGAAATTCTCAATTTAAGAAGAATTGAAGAAGATGATGAAATCAGTTTCGAGTTTGTACCTGTGAAAAAATTATTCGATTCAATTAACAGTTCAATGAAACCATATTCTCAATTAAAAAATATACAGCTCAAATTTAAAATTTTGGCCAGTCAAGACGTACTCGTGAAAATCAATCTCAATTCTTTTATAAGACTTTTTAATAATATACTTTCAAATTCAATTAATTTTTCAAATTATGGAAGACCTGTTGATATTACTTATTCTCAAGAAGAAAACTATCATATTTTTTCCGTTCAAGATTATGGTAAGGGTCTTACAGATATAGAATTAAATTTATTGATGAATGATTCTGAAAAACTTTATTCAAAAGAAAGTGAGACTAATGGAAAAGGTACAGGTCTAGGAACGAAAATTATTAAAAGCGTTGTAAAAAATCATCATGGTACAGTAATATTCAAAAGTGACGGCCAACTAAAAGGTAGTACAGTTATAGTTAAGTTACCATTGTCAATTTAA
- the pdxT gene encoding pyridoxal 5'-phosphate synthase glutaminase subunit PdxT, with product MKNVWPKEAGKQVKRIGILALQGCVTPHIPHIHGLGCEAVLIKRKEDIKNIDAYILPGGESSTMLKLIDVFGLESLLREEFQYKPVWGICAGVILMAKTVKHPEQRSFGLIDITVERNGYGSQLDSKEDFLENYTITYIRAPIIKSISKEIEVLARRDDFPVWITDKNQFMGTTFHPELNNNWPSPMHRAFFELIK from the coding sequence TTGAAGAACGTATGGCCGAAAGAGGCTGGTAAACAAGTGAAAAGAATAGGAATCTTGGCGCTTCAAGGTTGTGTTACTCCACATATTCCTCACATCCATGGATTAGGTTGCGAAGCTGTACTCATAAAAAGAAAAGAAGATATCAAAAATATTGATGCTTATATATTACCAGGGGGCGAAAGTTCCACAATGTTAAAGCTTATAGATGTTTTTGGTCTTGAAAGTCTACTTAGAGAAGAATTTCAATATAAACCTGTTTGGGGAATATGTGCAGGCGTGATTCTGATGGCCAAAACAGTTAAACATCCAGAGCAAAGATCTTTTGGATTAATTGATATAACTGTAGAAAGAAACGGTTATGGGAGTCAACTAGATTCCAAAGAAGATTTTTTAGAAAATTATACAATTACTTATATTCGAGCACCAATCATTAAGTCAATTTCCAAGGAAATTGAAGTTCTGGCCAGAAGAGACGACTTTCCAGTTTGGATCACAGATAAAAATCAGTTTATGGGTACAACTTTTCACCCTGAACTTAATAATAACTGGCCTTCTCCAATGCATAGGGCCTTTTTTGAACTAATAAAATGA
- the pdxS gene encoding pyridoxal 5'-phosphate synthase lyase subunit PdxS — translation MNVFNKQSIILKTGLAEMLKGGVIMDVVNAEQAKVAEDAGAVAVMALERVPSDIRKEGGVARMSPPELVEEIKNTVNIPVMAKCRIGHIAEAQLLQELAVDYIDESEVLTPADNEYHINKHEFNVPFVCGATNLGEALRRIGEGAAMIRTKGEPGTGNIVEAVKHLRKINQEIKRITLLENDELMTEAKNLGAPYELLLRLKHEKKLPVPNFAAGGVSTPADAALCMLLGAEAVFVGSGIFKSNDPVKFANAIVKATARWNEPSVVLEAQRGLGSAMKGLEISKISLEERMAERGW, via the coding sequence ATGAATGTTTTTAACAAACAAAGTATAATTTTAAAAACAGGACTTGCTGAAATGTTAAAGGGCGGTGTGATCATGGACGTCGTCAATGCAGAACAGGCCAAAGTTGCTGAAGATGCGGGTGCTGTCGCTGTTATGGCCCTTGAAAGAGTCCCTTCTGACATCCGTAAAGAAGGTGGTGTCGCAAGAATGTCTCCTCCTGAATTAGTTGAAGAAATTAAAAATACAGTTAACATTCCTGTTATGGCCAAGTGTAGAATTGGTCATATTGCTGAGGCACAATTACTCCAAGAATTGGCCGTAGATTATATAGACGAGAGTGAAGTTCTTACTCCTGCAGACAATGAATATCATATTAATAAACATGAATTCAATGTGCCATTTGTTTGCGGAGCTACTAACTTAGGCGAGGCCCTAAGAAGAATTGGTGAAGGCGCGGCCATGATTCGAACTAAAGGTGAACCAGGTACCGGAAATATTGTCGAGGCCGTAAAACATTTAAGAAAAATAAATCAAGAGATCAAAAGAATCACCCTTTTGGAAAATGATGAACTCATGACAGAGGCCAAAAATCTAGGTGCTCCCTATGAACTTCTTCTACGTTTAAAACATGAAAAAAAATTGCCTGTACCTAATTTTGCTGCCGGTGGAGTTTCAACTCCAGCTGATGCGGCACTTTGTATGCTGTTAGGGGCAGAGGCCGTTTTTGTTGGATCTGGAATCTTTAAATCTAATGATCCTGTAAAATTTGCCAATGCCATCGTTAAAGCAACGGCCAGATGGAATGAGCCTTCAGTTGTTCTTGAAGCACAAAGAGGTCTTGGGAGTGCTATGAAAGGATTAGAAATCTCAAAAATATCTCTTGAAGAACGTATGGCCGAAAGAGGCTGGTAA
- a CDS encoding LysM peptidoglycan-binding domain-containing protein: MRIILATFLITHFLSCASQKSSDQEMGGMVFRQTEDGVIELVDRADEEIKKVNESVAPTFIYDDQEQIKKVKSQANVVVVEAIQTEVKKVDEKNLELVDSEIVNYKVEKGENLMLIAQKLYQDYSKWKQIYELNKNTIAQPEILKTGSILKVKDPQKSLNDREGSPYLISNNNDTLQKISKKLYGSSRYWYHLWFLNRELITNPDKIYLGFTIYYLPKDTVKKNLKNYISNFIFHFQNQ; encoded by the coding sequence ATGAGAATCATTCTAGCTACATTTCTTATAACACATTTTCTCTCCTGTGCCTCTCAAAAATCCTCTGATCAAGAAATGGGCGGAATGGTCTTTAGACAAACAGAGGACGGGGTAATTGAATTAGTCGATAGAGCTGATGAAGAAATTAAAAAGGTCAATGAAAGTGTTGCTCCAACTTTTATCTATGATGATCAAGAGCAAATTAAAAAAGTTAAGTCACAGGCCAATGTAGTTGTTGTCGAGGCCATTCAAACTGAAGTTAAAAAAGTGGATGAAAAAAATTTAGAATTAGTTGATAGCGAAATTGTAAATTACAAAGTTGAAAAAGGTGAAAATTTAATGTTAATTGCCCAAAAACTTTATCAAGACTACTCAAAATGGAAACAAATCTATGAACTCAATAAAAACACGATCGCTCAACCCGAAATTTTAAAAACAGGAAGTATTTTAAAAGTGAAGGATCCACAAAAATCATTGAATGATAGGGAAGGAAGTCCTTACCTTATTTCAAATAATAATGATACGTTACAGAAAATTTCAAAGAAATTATATGGCTCTTCGCGCTATTGGTATCATCTCTGGTTTCTTAATCGAGAATTAATTACAAATCCCGACAAAATATATCTCGGATTTACAATCTACTATCTACCAAAAGATACGGTTAAAAAAAATCTTAAAAATTATATAAGCAATTTCATTTTCCATTTTCAAAATCAATAA